In one Gammaproteobacteria bacterium genomic region, the following are encoded:
- the murG gene encoding undecaprenyldiphospho-muramoylpentapeptide beta-N-acetylglucosaminyltransferase, with product MKRVMVVMAGGTGGHIFPGIALAEKAKAAGWEVHWIGAEGQMETELVPKYDIVLHLLPVEGLRRRGVRALIRGAWRMIAATFKAIRLFQQLQPATVVGFGGYVSAAGGVAAIVRRIPLVLHEQNAIAGATNRWLSRYATLVAEAFPNTFDRSLPVVTVGNPVRQAIQELPAPVERFAQREGALRILVVGGSRGAKVLNEVVPQALAQLTNKVLMVRHQAGRGNQATTEGAYRPAADIGHQIEVSEFIDDMAGAYAWADLVICRAGALTVSELITAGLGAVLVPYPYAVDDHQTANARHLTEHGAGELLPQNELSATRLASLLSEMTRARCQQMAEQAYRLRPGDAAASLLALIDKKVVAQ from the coding sequence ATGAAGCGCGTGATGGTGGTGATGGCTGGTGGCACCGGTGGACATATCTTCCCCGGCATCGCGTTGGCGGAAAAGGCAAAAGCTGCCGGCTGGGAGGTTCATTGGATTGGTGCGGAAGGGCAGATGGAAACTGAATTGGTCCCGAAATACGACATTGTGTTGCATTTGCTACCGGTGGAAGGATTACGCAGGCGCGGTGTGCGCGCACTTATCCGCGGTGCTTGGCGAATGATTGCAGCGACCTTCAAAGCCATACGCCTGTTTCAACAGCTCCAACCCGCGACAGTGGTTGGGTTCGGTGGCTATGTGAGTGCGGCAGGCGGCGTGGCAGCCATCGTCCGTCGTATACCCTTAGTGCTGCATGAACAAAATGCCATTGCTGGTGCAACCAACCGGTGGTTATCTCGCTATGCGACGCTGGTGGCCGAGGCATTTCCCAATACCTTTGATCGTTCTCTACCAGTGGTAACGGTGGGCAATCCTGTTCGACAAGCGATTCAGGAACTTCCAGCGCCAGTCGAGCGATTTGCGCAGCGAGAAGGGGCATTGCGCATTTTGGTGGTAGGAGGCAGTCGAGGTGCGAAAGTGCTTAATGAAGTCGTGCCACAAGCGTTGGCACAACTGACCAACAAGGTTTTGATGGTTCGTCATCAGGCAGGCCGAGGTAATCAAGCGACGACAGAAGGCGCCTATCGGCCAGCGGCGGATATTGGACACCAAATTGAGGTGAGTGAATTTATCGATGACATGGCTGGAGCTTATGCATGGGCCGATCTCGTGATTTGTCGAGCGGGCGCCTTGACTGTATCAGAGCTCATCACAGCGGGCCTTGGGGCGGTATTGGTGCCCTATCCGTACGCTGTGGATGATCACCAAACAGCCAATGCCCGACATTTGACAGAGCATGGTGCTGGCGAATTACTGCCACAAAACGAGTTGAGCGCAACGCGCTTGGCGAGCTTGTTAAGCGAGATGACGCGGGCGCGTTGCCAGCAAATGGCTGAACAGGCGTATCGATTGCGACCGGGTGATGCTGCAGCATCATTGCTTGCGCTGATAGATAAAAAGGTAGTTGCACAATGA
- the ftsW gene encoding putative lipid II flippase FtsW, with translation MRHAVTRSVPLWRNWMVTAMKHETTMTRFHEPDYDRVLALSAVALVLLGWVMVSSSSFSIAHHLTGDPWHFSVRHGIYLVLGFGFMLAVTSIPLRHWAVLGPILLICGLCLLVLVLIVGKEVNGSRRWLSFGIMNLQVAELVKLFVVVYLANYLVRRAELVQTRLEGFVRPLLVMGAVTVLLLLQPDFGSAAVIVATVLAMMFLGGARLWQFIVLLIVVIGAMAFVATSEAYRVRRLTSFLDPWADPFRDGYQLVQSLIAFGRGGVWGSGLGDGVQKMAFLPEPHTDFIVSVIAEELGLIGLVVVVVLFTTILWRALSIGRRALKQKACFTGYLCYGLGFSLFSQAMVNIGVASGLLPTKGLTLPLVSYGGSSLLISMASIGLLLRADFETRHPHLEGAR, from the coding sequence ATGAGGCACGCGGTGACGCGTTCTGTGCCGCTGTGGCGCAACTGGATGGTGACGGCGATGAAACATGAGACCACTATGACACGCTTTCACGAGCCAGACTACGACCGCGTGCTCGCGTTGTCCGCGGTGGCCCTAGTGCTGCTCGGTTGGGTGATGGTGAGCTCAAGCTCTTTCTCAATCGCCCACCATCTGACGGGTGATCCGTGGCACTTTTCAGTTCGACACGGCATTTACCTAGTGCTCGGTTTTGGCTTCATGCTTGCGGTGACTTCAATTCCGTTGCGCCATTGGGCGGTGCTGGGGCCGATATTGTTGATTTGTGGTCTTTGTTTGCTGGTCCTTGTGTTGATCGTGGGCAAGGAGGTGAACGGAAGCCGTCGTTGGTTGAGCTTCGGCATCATGAATTTGCAGGTGGCTGAACTGGTCAAGCTATTTGTCGTGGTTTATTTGGCCAATTATCTTGTGCGACGCGCCGAACTAGTACAAACCCGACTCGAAGGCTTCGTTCGACCCCTTTTAGTGATGGGCGCTGTGACCGTTTTGTTGCTGTTGCAGCCCGACTTTGGTTCGGCTGCGGTCATTGTGGCCACGGTGTTGGCCATGATGTTCTTGGGTGGCGCTCGGCTGTGGCAGTTTATCGTGCTGTTGATTGTGGTGATTGGTGCAATGGCGTTTGTGGCGACGTCGGAAGCCTACCGAGTCAGACGGCTAACGAGTTTTCTTGACCCATGGGCTGACCCATTCAGGGACGGCTATCAGTTGGTGCAATCGCTTATTGCTTTTGGCCGTGGCGGTGTTTGGGGAAGCGGTTTGGGCGACGGTGTACAAAAAATGGCCTTCCTGCCGGAGCCACACACCGACTTTATCGTCTCGGTGATTGCAGAAGAATTGGGCCTAATCGGACTGGTGGTAGTGGTTGTGCTCTTTACTACGATTCTGTGGCGCGCCTTATCCATTGGCCGACGGGCTTTGAAGCAAAAGGCTTGCTTCACGGGTTACCTGTGTTATGGATTGGGGTTTTCCCTCTTTTCTCAGGCCATGGTGAATATTGGTGTCGCGAGCGGTTTGTTGCCAACCAAAGGGTTGACGCTGCCGTTAGTGAGCTACGGTGGTTCAAGTCTGTTAATTTCGATGGCCAGTATCGGGCTCCTATTGCGCGCTGACTTCGAAACACGCCACCCGCATCTGGAGGGAGCACGATGA
- a CDS encoding UDP-N-acetylmuramoyl-tripeptide--D-alanyl-D-alanine ligase, whose product MHLKLSEVAKVLGTSWRHTHDPLVCGVSTDTRCLSSGELFFALRGERFDGHAYLSEAEQKGAVAAVVTRASSGVSLPQIEVPDTRKALGLLAAHWHQLCGASTIGITGSVGKTTVKTLLACLLEPHVCVTQGNFNNDIGVPLTLFSESPDDKFAVIEMGANAAGEIGYLASLARPRVGVLTAIAPAHVKGFGSVEGIARAKSELFASLPEDGAAVTTVDVAKWRAVRDAIGQRRLKRVALAREPGADLWIEQTNVKDDVWHVKTGGCLQIDFQLPLLGQHNLQNALLALAAASQMEVDLTEAVQRWQNLKPVAGRMEKLPGLRGSTLINDAYNASPASVRAAIDWLATQPGRRILVLGDMAELGNEASRYHQEMGNYASQQGIDQLLGIGELSEAAVMGFSGNAEHFANADALCAYLQQHLTRGDVVLFKGSRVMALERVITHLREKEQEEGL is encoded by the coding sequence ATGCACCTGAAACTGTCGGAGGTAGCGAAGGTTTTGGGCACATCGTGGCGCCATACGCACGATCCATTGGTTTGTGGTGTATCGACGGACACCCGATGCCTTTCATCGGGCGAGTTGTTTTTTGCGTTGCGGGGCGAGCGTTTTGATGGCCATGCCTATCTTTCAGAAGCCGAGCAAAAAGGTGCCGTGGCGGCCGTCGTCACGCGTGCCTCGTCAGGTGTCAGTTTGCCACAGATTGAGGTGCCGGACACCCGGAAGGCATTGGGTTTACTCGCCGCGCATTGGCATCAACTGTGTGGCGCTTCAACAATTGGCATTACGGGCAGTGTTGGGAAAACGACTGTAAAAACTTTGTTGGCGTGTTTGCTGGAGCCGCATGTTTGCGTGACCCAAGGAAATTTCAACAATGACATTGGCGTGCCACTGACGCTTTTTTCGGAATCGCCCGACGATAAATTTGCGGTGATTGAGATGGGCGCGAACGCGGCTGGTGAAATTGGCTATCTGGCCAGTTTGGCACGTCCTCGTGTTGGGGTATTGACCGCCATTGCGCCGGCCCATGTGAAGGGCTTCGGATCGGTTGAGGGAATTGCGCGAGCAAAATCAGAATTGTTTGCATCACTGCCAGAGGATGGTGCGGCTGTCACTACGGTTGATGTCGCGAAATGGCGGGCTGTTCGAGATGCCATCGGCCAGCGGCGGTTGAAGCGTGTCGCACTGGCACGTGAACCAGGTGCGGATTTATGGATTGAACAGACCAACGTAAAGGACGACGTTTGGCACGTAAAGACGGGCGGCTGTCTCCAGATTGACTTTCAATTGCCGCTGTTGGGTCAACACAATTTGCAAAATGCCCTGCTGGCTTTGGCTGCGGCATCACAAATGGAAGTTGACCTCACCGAAGCGGTGCAGCGTTGGCAAAACCTTAAGCCGGTGGCAGGCCGCATGGAAAAATTGCCAGGATTGCGGGGTAGCACGTTGATCAATGATGCCTATAACGCCAGTCCCGCCTCTGTTCGGGCAGCCATTGATTGGCTGGCGACACAGCCAGGCCGAAGAATTTTGGTCTTGGGAGATATGGCTGAGCTTGGCAATGAGGCCAGTCGTTACCATCAAGAGATGGGAAACTATGCCTCACAACAGGGCATCGACCAACTGTTAGGTATTGGTGAGTTAAGTGAGGCGGCAGTCATGGGATTTAGCGGAAACGCTGAGCATTTTGCCAACGCCGATGCCTTATGTGCTTATTTGCAGCAGCACCTGACAAGGGGGGATGTTGTGCTCTTTAAAGGCTCAAGGGTCATGGCACTGGAGCGAGTCATTACTCACTTAAGAGAAAAAGAACAAGAAGAGGGTCTCTGA
- a CDS encoding phospho-N-acetylmuramoyl-pentapeptide-transferase, whose amino-acid sequence MLLLLTEWLVQFDSFFGVFRYLTLRAILSVLTALGISLAIGPYMIRKLSQYQVGQTVRDDGPQTHLKKAGTPTMGGALILLSIALSVLLWADLSNRFVWVTLFVMLSFGFIGLVDDYRKLVLKNPKGLPARWKFFWQSVFGLAAAIYLYTSAQSPAETQLIVPVFKEVAIPLGVGFVVMTYFVIVGSSNAVNLTDGLDGLAIMPTVMIAGALGVFAYVIGHAKFSVYLGFPYIAGVGELLLICGAIAGAGLGFLWFNTYPAQVFMGDVGSLGLGAVLGVIAVITRQELVYFIMGGVFVIETLSVILQVASFKLTGRRIFNMAPLHHHFELKGWPEPRVIVRFWIITIVLVLIGLATLKVR is encoded by the coding sequence ATGTTACTTCTTTTGACAGAGTGGTTAGTGCAATTTGATAGTTTTTTTGGCGTTTTTCGCTATTTGACGCTTCGCGCCATTTTGAGTGTATTGACGGCTTTGGGTATATCGTTGGCCATTGGGCCCTATATGATCCGGAAACTGTCCCAGTATCAAGTTGGTCAGACAGTTCGTGATGATGGACCTCAAACGCACTTGAAGAAAGCAGGCACGCCAACCATGGGCGGCGCCCTTATCTTGCTTTCCATTGCGTTAAGCGTGTTGCTTTGGGCGGATCTGAGCAACCGCTTTGTTTGGGTCACACTCTTTGTGATGCTGAGCTTCGGCTTCATTGGATTGGTCGACGACTACCGTAAGTTGGTGCTCAAAAATCCGAAGGGCCTGCCTGCTCGCTGGAAATTCTTTTGGCAGTCCGTTTTCGGTTTGGCGGCAGCGATTTATTTGTATACGTCAGCCCAGTCCCCGGCGGAAACACAGCTCATTGTCCCAGTGTTCAAAGAGGTCGCGATACCATTGGGCGTCGGCTTTGTCGTCATGACCTATTTCGTCATTGTCGGCTCCAGTAACGCTGTCAATTTGACCGATGGCTTGGATGGTTTGGCGATCATGCCCACAGTCATGATTGCTGGTGCTTTGGGCGTATTTGCGTATGTGATAGGACATGCGAAGTTTTCAGTTTATCTGGGTTTCCCTTACATCGCTGGTGTCGGTGAACTGCTGTTGATATGTGGTGCCATTGCTGGCGCTGGCCTCGGGTTTCTTTGGTTTAACACGTATCCAGCCCAAGTGTTTATGGGGGATGTGGGTTCGTTGGGGCTGGGGGCCGTCCTCGGCGTGATTGCCGTAATTACTCGGCAAGAACTGGTGTACTTCATCATGGGCGGCGTTTTTGTCATTGAGACCTTGTCGGTCATTTTGCAGGTGGCCTCGTTCAAGCTCACTGGACGGCGGATTTTTAATATGGCGCCGTTACATCATCATTTTGAGCTCAAAGGTTGGCCCGAACCTAGGGTCATTGTGCGGTTTTGGATCATCACCATTGTCTTGGTGCTGATTGGTCTCGCGACATTGAAGGTGAGATAG
- the murD gene encoding UDP-N-acetylmuramoyl-L-alanine--D-glutamate ligase yields MTAVELTQPVVVVGLGNTGVAVAKFLSRHGIAFDCVDSRTNPPAFHEVRALPHLRRIHTGDWEMLSEIDEGTVIVSPGLDPSLPIFARLREAGVEVFGEIELFARVNEKPAIGITGSNGKSTVTDLTAHLARVAGLRAIAAGNIGTPAIELVDRDEIDLIVLELSSFQLETTQSLSLQSATILNICDDHLDRHRTLKAYQDAKRRIFAHAKQAVLPVELENFVDGLPRILFGAGKKADYRLHEGKLWRHEDPLLSIDALKIKGQHNALNALAAIALLETAGIRFDDAMREALVQYRGLRHRFEFVRTVRGIHYINDSKATNEGAALAALASARAQCDDVILIAGGDAKGALLKGLAEAINHSCSGLVIIGRDGEKIARQVRREIPVLRATNMNEAVMSARALAREGSMVLLSPACSSLDMFASYEARGDAFCAAVAQLDGDGDET; encoded by the coding sequence ATGACGGCAGTAGAATTGACACAACCTGTTGTTGTGGTGGGGCTTGGGAACACCGGTGTTGCGGTGGCGAAATTCCTGTCGCGCCACGGTATTGCTTTCGATTGTGTCGATTCACGCACCAATCCACCGGCCTTTCACGAAGTTCGGGCGTTACCCCATTTGCGGCGAATTCACACAGGCGATTGGGAGATGTTGTCCGAAATCGACGAGGGCACGGTGATAGTAAGTCCAGGACTGGACCCGTCGCTGCCCATTTTTGCTCGGCTCCGGGAGGCCGGAGTCGAGGTGTTTGGCGAAATTGAGCTCTTTGCCCGTGTCAACGAAAAACCGGCTATTGGCATCACCGGTTCGAATGGTAAGTCGACAGTGACGGATCTGACAGCGCACCTTGCTCGTGTAGCCGGTTTACGCGCGATCGCGGCCGGCAATATAGGTACGCCCGCGATTGAACTCGTGGATCGAGATGAAATTGACTTAATTGTCCTTGAGCTTTCGTCGTTTCAGCTGGAAACAACACAAAGTTTGTCGTTACAGTCAGCGACCATACTGAATATCTGCGACGATCATCTCGACCGGCATCGGACACTAAAGGCATATCAAGACGCCAAGCGGCGGATTTTTGCGCATGCGAAACAAGCTGTGCTGCCTGTGGAGTTGGAAAATTTTGTTGACGGCCTCCCAAGAATCCTGTTCGGCGCAGGCAAAAAGGCCGACTATCGGCTCCATGAGGGGAAACTCTGGCGCCATGAAGATCCGCTTCTGTCTATCGATGCACTCAAGATTAAAGGCCAACACAATGCCCTGAATGCCCTTGCTGCGATTGCGTTGCTTGAAACAGCGGGGATTCGGTTTGATGACGCCATGCGTGAGGCATTAGTGCAATACCGAGGGCTCCGCCATAGGTTTGAGTTCGTCCGTACGGTACGTGGCATTCACTATATCAATGATTCGAAAGCCACTAACGAAGGGGCGGCGCTGGCAGCCTTGGCGTCAGCAAGGGCACAGTGCGATGACGTGATATTGATTGCGGGAGGAGATGCCAAAGGCGCGTTGCTGAAAGGACTTGCCGAGGCGATTAATCACTCCTGTTCTGGGCTCGTGATCATTGGGCGCGATGGCGAAAAAATCGCGCGTCAAGTCAGGCGAGAAATACCAGTGTTACGCGCCACGAACATGAATGAAGCGGTTATGTCCGCGCGAGCATTGGCGCGTGAAGGCAGCATGGTGTTGTTGTCGCCGGCTTGTTCGAGTCTCGATATGTTTGCAAGTTATGAGGCACGCGGTGACGCGTTCTGTGCCGCTGTGGCGCAACTGGATGGTGACGGCGATGAAACATGA